The Fundulus heteroclitus isolate FHET01 chromosome 13, MU-UCD_Fhet_4.1, whole genome shotgun sequence genome contains a region encoding:
- the zgc:114119 gene encoding mediator of RNA polymerase II transcription subunit 30: MAAPLPPLAGLPPQQQQPPPGALREISPVFLCRIGQETVQDIVTRTMEIFQITRATQLPNGVTQSHAVYQDRLGKLQEHLRQLALLFRKLRLLYERCVEMTSDLQEAPTELVPYVGEELGSVRAEPCSPAVIQERQEVLERVRQKNQEMKVLMDQMRNLLWDVNAMLTLRK, translated from the exons ATGGCGGCGCCGCTGCCTCCGCTGGCCGGCCTGcccccccagcagcagcagcctcctCCCGGGGCGCTGCGGGAGATCTCCCCGGTGTTCCTCTGCAGGATCGGACAGGAGACCGTGCAGGACATCGTCACGCGCACCATGGAGATCTTCCAGATCACGCGCGCCACGCAG CTTCCCAACGGCGTCACGCAGAGCCACGCCGTCTACCAGGACCGCTTGGGGAAGCTGCAGGAACATCTGCGGCAGCTGGCGCTGCTCTTCAGGAAGCTGAGGCTGCTGTACGAGCGCTGCGTGGAGatgacctctgacctgcagGAGGCGCCGACGGAG CTCGTCCCGTATGTGGGCGAGGAGCTGGGTTCTGTGCGGGCCGAGCCCTGCAGCCCGGCAGTCATCCAGGAACGACAGGAGGTTCTGGAG AGAGTGCGCCAGAAGAACCAGGAGATGAAGGTTCTGATGGACCAGATGAGGAACCTGCTGTGGGACGTCAACGCCATGCTGACGCTCAGGAAGTGA